The DNA region CACTTATCCAGATATAGGGCCATGAAGGgtgttttgctgtttgttttgagagaaacTAATTCTCTAAGAAGTGTTTggcccccttttttctttctcatttttcacaACTTTATGGGGCTTAGGTGAAAGAGAAGGAATACTTGAGGGCCAGCTGATGTAaagattcttgtgtgtgtgtgtgtgtgtgtgtgtgtgtgtgtgtgtataaatgctcAAAATTCTAAGGAATTTTCACATCCAGAAAATAGGAATCTTGTCTATAGCAGTTGTATGTCTCGTACttgacaggaggatcagaagcgcTGCCAgctgctgacacacacacaggcatagcAGCAGGGAAAGGCCCCTAAAGGGAGCCACTGAGAGCAAAAGCATATAGAGGGCTTCATCCTTCCTCCAGTGGAAGCTGAACAGGATGTAGAAGAAAGAGATCTGAGTCGTTAGATCTGTGAAAGGCACAAGACCCAGCAAGGAAGGTTCCACTCACATAGCAGCTATGTGCAATTCAGGCCTAGCAAGGAAGGTTCCACTCACATAGCAGTTATGTGAGATTCAGGCCAAGAATCGACAAAGTTCTTAAAATGCCAGAGTGTAAACCTTTTCGGCTTGGAGAGCTATGTGGGCTCTGACTTTGTAGCTGAAACCTGGCTATAGCTATCTATACTGGAAGCCCACGGGTGTTCAatgaaaacttttttgtttgtttgtttttttgtgtggttttttttttttttttttttttttttttgtggcaaatGCTACtgcctgtgtagccctggctgtcctggaactcactctgtagaccagcctggcctcaaactcagaaatccacctgcctctgcctcccaagtgctgggattaaaggcgtgtgccaacaccaccCGGCTTCAATGAAAACTTCATTTGTAGAAAGAAATAATAGTAATTTGCCATCTTCTGATTTTGAATGGCTACAAATTGAATACCCTCAGCACCATTATTCCTGCAGGTCCaatgtagtcccagctactcaggacactgaggcaggaccATTCGAACCTAGGcaaggccatggagggatttGTGTCCAAGAAACATTTAGCTCAGTTGTAGACTATTTTGTCTTAAACAGTAGAAGGCCTTGGGGGTTGAtcttatacatgcatgcacacacattcactctagataccacacacatacgtatctacaaaattattttcacttagATGTTTATACTTAAAAAGTACCCTtgtgtactttttaaattaaaatgcttGTTTGTGAGTACCTAGGTCTCTTAGTTCTTTTTCAGGTGTGGATGTGGTGAAGCTGCATTAGAAAGCTGtattgggccgggcggtggtggcgcacgcctttagtcccagcacttgggaggcagaggcaggtggatctctgagttcgaggccagcctggtctacagagtgagttccaggacagccagagctacacagagaaatcctgtctcaaaaaaccaaaaaaaaaaaaggaaagctgtATTGGATCTTTCCTTCTGTGAAGCCTGGATCAGGGTGATGGAATGTTAGAACCATGGTCGAGCCAGGGTTCAAAAGTTAATTCGATCCATCCTTCTCATGGAGTTAAGaggatttggttttggttttctttcttctcagtgaCAAGGATCAAGTCCAGGGCTAGACAAGTACTATACTATGGAACCTGCTCTCACCCTTCCAGATTTTGAAATGATGCCCAGTAACTGAATTTGTTACATCTAGAGCTGACAGTTCACACAGAGGTCATCTGAAATCAGTTATTTTTTTGATAGctggctctcctgcctctccacacTTAGACCAACCACTGTTGAGCAGGGACAGTGTCTAGCCTAAAGGCAGCTGGCCAGACAGCACAGGTTTTCATATTTCCATCTAAGACCTTTATGTTAATGGCATTCAGGGTTCCATTTACCACTCTGAAATAAAAACCTGGATTTGGGAACTGTTACTAGATTAGAATGTTATTGTATATATAGAGTAGATgctgtgctggggagatggcggggcacgactttaatccctgcactcaggaggcagaggcagtcaggtctctgagttcgaggcctgcctgatctacagagcaagttccaggatggcaaggctatgcagagaaatcctgtctcttaaaaaaattgcattgagggctggagagatggctcagtggttaagagcactgactgttcttccaaaggtcctgagttcaaatcccagcaaccacatgatggcttacaaccatctgtacagctacagtgtactcatatacataaaataaataaatattaaaaaaagaaaaccaaatgtttaaaaaaaaattgcattgaGTTAGGAAGTGGTACAGAGTCAGCCACAGATACGGGAGGCTCTGCTTTTAAGGGACTACATGGGTTCCCACAAGAACATGAATGAACTATGTAAGTGCTATAAGGAAATAATGGGATTTGAGAAGTGAATAGGACAAGATTTGGGGTGTCAAGGACCCCCATGTATGCTGAGGAGTGGACTAGCCTGTCTGGCCTGATTGCAGCAGCAGGGAGCGACTGGAAAGCTACCCTGTGGAAAGTGACACCGCATCCACATCTCTGGAGGCCTCGGATAGATTGAGGTGGTTCTCGGGACCAGCTGTGCAAAGGCCTGAGTGGGCAGTCCATGTGCACCCGCTCACACTGTTTAATCCATGCTTAATCTATGCTGATgcgtacattttctttttcaaagaggATGGATCCGTCCTGAAACAGTTTCTGTCTGAAACGGAGAAGCTGTCCCCTGAAGATAGAGCCAAGTGTTTCGAGAAGAACGAGGTAGAGAGTGCTTCTGTGGCAACGCTTGCTTTTAAATGACTCTTGGATGGCTGTGTGCTAATGGCTTCCTCTCATCTCTGCAGGCCATTCAGGCAGCCCATGACTCCGTGGCCCAGGAGGGCCAGTGTCGGGTaaatacaaatgcacatgcaGACCTGAGCCAGGCGCCCTCTGTTTCCTGTGAGGTATTTACAGGAGTCTTGACAGCAGTGCAGTGCCCAGCAGAGTGTTGCTCACTAAGGCCAGCGGACACCAGGAACTTCTCTTAAAGCGTTTAGACTTGATCAGTTCCACTCAAATGGTTTCAGGAATCTATTTGGCGATTAGACCAAGTCAGTGGTCTATCCTCTGTTTAGCTTGTAAGAGCCTTCGGGTTCAACTCCTGCACCAAAAAAGAAGTGAACAGACTGGCAAAAGCAGTGCATGTGGGTCACGACCTCTTTTGGGGGCTTGAATGACCTTTGgcgggggtcacatatcagatatctatgATTCAAAGCAGTACAGAATTACAGCTgcgaagtagcaataaaatgattttatgattgggggtcagcACCACATGAGGAACTTCATTAAAGGGTCAGAGGCATCAGGGCAGCTGAGAACCATTTAAGACTTTAAAGTCTAAAGTCAAATGCAGATTTTAACCTAGAAGCCAGGGGCTGTGTtacctcattttcttttgatttctggACTTATTAAAAAGCATACAGTACATAGGCCTTCAGGGCTGGCCCAGACATTCCAGCATTTCTGCCTTAGTAGGTTTAAATGCAAGCTGTGTGGAGTATATTCCGATTGGATAgtaagagaatttatttttaaaaagatttatttatttttttatcttatgtcttatgggtgtttttcctgtgtgtatgtattagtaTGTATGCCTATACACCACACCACATGTGAGCCTGATGCCTCTTGGGGCCAGAAGTGGGCAGGAaatcccctggaagtggaattcaggtgcttgtgagccaccacccaCTGCTGGGATCTGAtcccaggtcctgtgcaagagtaACGAGTATTCTataacctactgagccatctccctagcctgagaatgtattttaaataagtgTGTCTGctacttcattaattttttttcttcttgactcTTTTCAGGTAGATGACAAAGTGAATTTCCATTTTATTCTGTTCAACAATGTGGATGGCCACCTGTACGAGCTCGGTAGGTACCGCTCCGCTTTGGGATTCAGTAGGATGTCGAGTATTTGTTCAGACTTAATCTCGCTTACAGCATTTGTTATGTGACTTTCTGGCAGTAAGTATGCAGTGATCTATGAAACCAGAAATGTGAGCTCCAGTGAGAATCTTGGGCCAGCTCTCTGTCACACCTAGTTGGCCTTCTTCAGGCAGCTGAAATGCTCAATGGCTGTAGTGACAAGCCAGTGACATTGGCATCAGTTGGAGGGAGGGGTTCATGGCACCCCTCACCCAAGTCCTCACAGTGTTCCCTAGTACCCATGTCACACAAGGATCAGTACCCGAATACTAACTTGTTTCTCTAAAGTGAATTtgttaagatttttgtttgtttgtttgtttgtttgagagagacagggtctctctgcctAGGCCTGAATGTCCTGTAACTTATtatctggaccaggctggcttcgaactcacagagctcagtctgcctctacctcccaaatgctggaattaaaggcatgcatcaccatgcccaagTTGTAAAGCGAGTTTAGATCTGTTGAACATCATTTCTATTTGAAGGAATAAAAAGGAATATCCGTCTTGggaaattcatccattttttttttttaatggagaaaggCTTGCAGCTGCATCACCTCAGACTTAAAGGTTCCCAAGGGCAAAAGGAGATGGGAAAAAATCGGCAGTCACAAAAAGGCAGTCGGAAATCCGAGCAGTCTTTACTGTTCCACAGAGAGTGCCTGACTTttgcacagtttttttttttctccaaaacatGGGGGCTACAATTATTAATTCCTCCTATTAGGGTGGCTGGGTTGGGTCTGTGTGTACTCATCAGCTGTAGCCTGGAATTGTCAGTGACCATCCAGAAGTGCTTGGATCTCATTGCATCCTGTCACTTTTGAGATCAAACTCCCCTTGTTAGAATGCTAGCAGCGTTTGGACGAATCTAAAAAATCCTTCTGGGTTGGGCAGCTACCATGTTCTGAAAGTGCAGGGGAAAGCTGACACGCCCGGCTTCTTTGTTCTAGATGGGCGAATGCCCTTTCCAGTGAACCATGGCGCCAGCTCAGAGGACTCTCTGCTGCAGGTAATCCCTGGAGTGCCCCTCTCTCCACTGCAGACAACCTTCTTTCTGCTGCTTTTGTGAATTGTGCTGACATTCAGGAACACTGGCATCAGTTGTGTAGGCTAATAGCATTGTTTAGGGTTTAAAGACCGCTTTAGTCATTCTGTCTGCCTCATCTCATAGCAGGTGGTTTTAAACAggatccttaaaaaaaaaaaaaaaaaaaaaaaaaagccctgactAATCTGTTTCGTGTGCTGTCTTTAGTTAGAATTGGCTGGAAAGCCATTGCATGGTTTTAGTGTGGGATTAAGGTAGCCATTTGTCTCCTTGTCAGGTTATACCCTCACTAGAGAGTGGAATTTCAGCTCTTACCACCTCCCCTAATCCTTTAAGGCTTCTGGGTATAGGTCAGCCTTGTTGGGTCTATTTTACAAATTTTGGCTAGGTaaattatggttttgttttctttccacatAACCTACTGGTGCTGGAGAGCAGAGGGTTCAGAATCAGttggccagagagatggctcaactatTAAAAGAGTGTGCACTGCGTATGCAGAGTTCTCAGTACTCACATCCAGATGGCGCAccactacctgtaattccagttctagggcacccacaaacatgcacaaacccacacatagacatactCACAACTAAAATAAGGGGCTTAGCTGATACCCTTGCaagggctctgggtttgattcctagcaccatgTGATGGCTCATAATCAtgtataactccatttccagggaacCCGATGCCCTTCTCTTGTCTCCACAGACAACAGGGATGTGGGGAAAATGCCTGTATACCTAAAACATTTGTTAAAggaattaaatcatttttttttaaagatttatataatttcatatatgagtacactgttgtagacttcagacacaccagtagggggcatcagaccccattacagatggttgtgagccaccatgtgggaattgaactcaggacctctggaagagcagtcagtgctcttacctgctgagccatctctccagccccaggaattaTACCTTTCAGATTCGTGAGGACCATGAGTTTATCCTGCTGGAAAAGTGACTACTGTCAACTCAGTTCTGAACTGCTGTAGGCCCTTTTAACCTAAAACTGAATCTTTAGAGTGGAATATCACAAGGAAATTTCTTATGATAAAATGTAAGGTGTCAAGGTATGACTTTAGTTGTAGTAGCAACAACAGCTCGTGCTTGGTGTGCACACAGTGGGGGTCAGCAAAGGTTATCTGTGAGGAGCCAGGTAGGCAGTGTTCAGGCTTTGTGTGGTGGGTGGCTCTGGCAAGTGTCCAGGTTCTATAGCTCTAAGCTCTGCTAGAAAGGTCCCTAAATGAGCACGTCCACCTGTGCCTGCCAGAGGTTTGTTCACCACACTGGCAAGAGGCTGGGCTTGGCTCATAGGCTGCAGTTTACTGACTCCTGGGCTGGGTGATTCTCTGAGCTCTACGTTTGTCTGAGTCCCCTTAGTGATGCAGGAAGTGAGACTCCTTGCCGCCTTCTCCAAGACAGATTCATGTCCAAGGTCACTGTGAATGCAATGGTTGAACCATGGTTCTTGGCCAGTGTACATTGAGACCCTTCTTTATAAAGGACATGGCTTTGGAAAACCAGAGATCTGGTCACCTCATAGCACTCGTGGATCAAGGTATACCAACCCAGGCACGTGGCACAGAAACATGGAGTCATTATAGAGAGGGAGTCCGGGATAAAGTCGAGTCTGAGGTATAGGGTCTCGGAgtcaggtttttttcccccttgcctTTGACCTCTATTAAAGTCAGTGAGGGTAAGCCAGAAATATTTCCTCTTGGGAAATTCTCTCTGTGTACAGGTTCTGTTTGGATATTAATATCATCCCTCCTTTTCAGGATGCTGCCAAGGTCTGCAGAGAATTCACTGAGCGCGAACAGGGAGAGGTCCGCTTCTCTGCGGTGGCTCTCTGCAAAGCAGCCTAAGTCTGGGGAGAGAGAACCAGCCGCTCCCCCTCCCCTGGGCAGGTGCACGCAGCCTGCCCTTGGTTTGCAGCTTTAGCACTTAGAACCACAGCTGTCTTCTTTCTTGCGTTCTACAGCCCcatcccctccaccccacccaggCCACCAGGGAGCTCTGTCGCAGCCACACCAGGCCACGCACTTCCCCTCCTGTGTCTCGTACCTTGCTCTCTACGGTCTCTTTGGTTTCTGTCTGTAAGACATGGCCTTGGATATGGTTTGTCTAGTCCTTAAGAGGAAGAATAAAACTTTTCTGCTGGTGAGAGTATCAgctggtttttattttctctttcactacCTCCCCCCCAACACAGACAAATGTCTCCCATCTAATACAGGTAAGAAGATTACCATACAATAGTGTTGGTTTGGTGCTTAATCCAGACTTTATTTCTGTACACTGACATTTCTACACATACCTGTAGAAACTAATTTTTTGAAAGTTTGGTGTAGGCTGGGTGTCATGACTCAAGTTTGTAAGCAGGAAAATTGCtacaagtttcaggctagcctgggttatagagTGAGACGAGtgtccagagagaaagagagagggggaggaaggtagagagagagggggagaaagagggaggaagagggggagaaagagggagaaagagaggggttaTGAATGGGCAATTTTAAGAACAGtttccgccgggcggtggtggcacacgcctttaattccagcacttgggaggctgaggcaggcagatttctgagttcgacagccagagctactacacagagaaaccctgtcttgaaaaaccagaaaaaaaaagtttccataaAGTGCGCACCCAGTTTTCTGTATCTTTgatgttttttgttggtttcGTATTACAATCAGTCCTGGTATCACCGTTAACTGAAGATTTCCTTGCTCATTGAATGCCTGTTCAGGTCAGAATCACATGTTACATTGGGTTCTTTTGTACAGTGGCCATTGCTCCAGCCTGCCTTCTCAGTTTGATGGACTGGATTGTTTGGAGCAGGACTGAAAGGAATGTTGTCCCTtgacttcagattttttttcccccttaagatTTAGTGGGATTGGGGGTAGAAGGGGGTGCAGGCACACAAATGGCACAGTGAAcacgtggagaccagaggacagctcttcaggagtcagttctcttccaccATGATGGAGGCAGTTTCTGGCTACCGTTGCTGGGCTGCACATGGGAGCTGCCCTGTCTCCACTCCATCTTCCTGCAGGAGAGCCAAGTTTACAGATTCGCATTATTGTGTCTaggttttatgtgggttctgggaatcaaaagTGACTCATCGAACTTGCTGAACCAGAGAGCTTCACTCGCTGAGTAGTCTCCCCAATCCCGATCTGGGTTTGTCTGTTTTCCTGATTAATGACTTGACAAGAACACAGTGGTTAAGCACCATTTTCATTGCATCATATAAAGAGGTGAGCCTCAGGTGTTGGTCTTTGCTTTTTGCACTTTGAGAACAGAGTCTTTTGTTCTTGCTGCAACAGGAGGGCAGCTGGCCCACAAGCATCTGGGACTCCTCGGACTTGGCCTCCCGTTTTGCTGTAGgctacatgctgggattacaggcctgtgctgctgaatctggttttatgtggtatgCTGGCTGGTttaatgtcaagttgacaaaagctcGAGCCATTTGTGAAGAAGGAAATCAGAGCCATTTACATTTGAAAAAATGCCCCAGCCGGATTGGCTGGTGGACAAGCCTGTggtatattttcttgattgatgatagaggtgggaaggcccagctcCTTGTGGGTGTgacccctgggctgatggtcctggaaTGTGTAAatagcaagctgagcaagccagtaagcaggactcttctggcttctgtatcagTGCCTGCCTGAgggttcctaccctgacttcttGAGATAATAGACTGCAAGCCATAAGtcgaaataaaccctttcctcctcaagttgcatTTGGTAACTTGTTCTATCACAGTGATGGAAGCCCTGCTTGagacatgtgggttctggggatctaaattGCACCCTCATGCTTGAGTGGCAAAACACTtcgtccactgagccatctcacccttgttatgtcttgagacagggtctcctggtCCTCCTGAAGGGCTGAGATGGCAGGCTTGCACTACCACACTGAATGCTATGCTGAGGGCCACATCCTGGGCTTTGTTCATGCTGAGCAAGCATCCTGACGACTGTAGCCCTTCTTTGGTTTTTAGCTTCTGTGATGCTAGCACTTTGAAACTCCTCcttttgaggccagccaggtggctgagcaggtaaaggcactgaaCTGCCaaggacaacctgagtttaagtcttgggacccacatggtggaaggagagaatcagttACCCCATAGGCCATCTCCACACGTGCATTGacatgcatgcgcac from Mastomys coucha isolate ucsf_1 unplaced genomic scaffold, UCSF_Mcou_1 pScaffold22, whole genome shotgun sequence includes:
- the Uchl1 gene encoding ubiquitin carboxyl-terminal hydrolase isozyme L1, whose translation is MQLKPMEINPEMLNKVLAKLGVAGQWRFADVLGLEEETLGSVPSPACALLLLFPLTAQHENFRKKQIEELKGQEVSPKVYFMKQTIGNSCGTIGLIHAVANNQDKLEFEDGSVLKQFLSETEKLSPEDRAKCFEKNEAIQAAHDSVAQEGQCRVDDKVNFHFILFNNVDGHLYELDGRMPFPVNHGASSEDSLLQDAAKVCREFTEREQGEVRFSAVALCKAA